From Echinicola soli, a single genomic window includes:
- a CDS encoding thioredoxin domain-containing protein, with the protein MSQKANQLIYSQSPYLLQHAYNPVQWYPWGPEPLDKAKQENKPIIVSIGYSACHWCHVMEHESFEDEATAAIMNEHFVCIKIDREERPDLDNIYMDAVQSMGLQGGWPLNVFLMPNQKPFYGGTYFPNANWKGLLQNIAEAYEKHFDELAKSAEGFGNSIKLKEREKYRLSDDSSKLTSEDLTHMAQKIASQMDSQWGGFNRSPKFPMPAVWDFVLRYATLKGDAALKDNVLFTLSKMGMGGIYDHLRGGFSRYSVDGEWFAPHFEKMLYDNGQLLSLYAKAFQLTGEALYKEKINETIQWLQTEMHQEEGGFYAALDADSEGEEGKFYTWTYDELESILDDDDAWFYDCYNITVKGNWEKGLNILFQTSPYAEIAQKYGFSMDQLSKKIRQTKERLLKIRNLRTPPGLDDKVISGWNGLTLAGLAQAYWATTNPLAKSLAIKNGAFIAEHMLQGNQLYRSYKGGKAYTPAFLEDYAAVIQGFIHLYPLTGDSHWLHKAKSLTEFVLEHFYDEEDGLFYFNNPDSETLIANKKEIFDNVIPSSNALMANNLHQLGRYYHEDHYLKLAQQLLGLMRTLLLSDPAFLSQWANLYLSEFLGTPEVAIVGRGAKSLALEIQQATPALKVIAVSETKTKDVPLLADKVADQNGNALIYVCFDKTCLRPVATVAEAIDQFPKLN; encoded by the coding sequence ATGTCCCAGAAAGCCAATCAGCTCATTTACAGCCAAAGCCCTTACTTGCTCCAGCATGCCTATAACCCTGTCCAGTGGTACCCTTGGGGACCAGAACCACTGGATAAGGCAAAGCAGGAAAACAAGCCCATCATCGTCTCCATAGGCTACTCTGCCTGCCACTGGTGCCATGTAATGGAGCATGAGAGCTTTGAGGATGAAGCGACTGCCGCGATCATGAACGAGCACTTTGTGTGCATCAAAATCGATCGAGAGGAGCGTCCTGATCTCGACAACATCTACATGGATGCAGTCCAATCTATGGGGCTGCAAGGAGGATGGCCGCTCAATGTCTTTCTAATGCCTAACCAAAAGCCATTTTATGGTGGTACCTACTTCCCCAATGCCAACTGGAAAGGACTGCTTCAAAATATCGCAGAGGCTTATGAAAAACATTTTGATGAATTAGCAAAAAGTGCTGAGGGATTTGGGAACAGTATCAAGCTAAAAGAAAGGGAAAAATACCGCCTCTCTGATGATAGCAGCAAGCTAACCTCCGAAGACCTCACCCATATGGCACAAAAAATAGCCAGTCAAATGGATTCTCAATGGGGCGGATTTAACCGCTCTCCAAAATTCCCCATGCCAGCCGTTTGGGATTTTGTACTGCGTTATGCCACCTTAAAAGGAGACGCTGCATTAAAAGACAATGTACTCTTTACTCTAAGCAAAATGGGCATGGGCGGCATCTACGATCACCTCAGAGGGGGTTTTTCCCGGTACTCAGTGGATGGTGAGTGGTTTGCTCCCCACTTCGAAAAAATGCTCTACGACAATGGCCAGTTGCTGTCACTTTACGCCAAAGCTTTTCAGCTCACCGGTGAAGCATTATATAAGGAAAAAATAAACGAGACCATTCAATGGCTCCAGACAGAAATGCATCAGGAAGAAGGAGGTTTTTACGCTGCCCTGGACGCCGATAGTGAAGGAGAAGAGGGCAAGTTTTACACTTGGACCTACGATGAGCTGGAAAGTATACTCGACGATGACGATGCTTGGTTTTATGATTGTTACAACATCACTGTAAAAGGGAACTGGGAAAAAGGTCTCAATATCCTGTTCCAGACCAGCCCTTATGCAGAAATCGCCCAAAAGTACGGCTTCTCTATGGATCAATTGTCAAAAAAGATACGACAGACCAAGGAAAGGCTGCTTAAAATTCGAAACCTTCGCACACCTCCTGGCCTGGATGACAAGGTCATTTCCGGTTGGAACGGCCTGACCCTAGCAGGATTGGCTCAAGCGTATTGGGCCACAACTAACCCGCTGGCAAAATCCCTGGCCATCAAAAACGGGGCTTTTATAGCGGAACACATGCTTCAAGGCAATCAACTCTACCGCTCCTACAAAGGCGGAAAAGCATACACACCGGCATTCCTGGAAGACTATGCCGCAGTCATACAGGGATTTATCCATCTTTATCCACTAACTGGCGATAGTCATTGGCTTCATAAAGCCAAGAGCCTAACGGAATTTGTACTGGAACATTTCTACGATGAGGAGGATGGCCTTTTCTATTTCAACAACCCGGATTCCGAGACACTCATTGCAAATAAAAAGGAGATCTTTGACAATGTGATCCCTTCATCGAACGCCCTGATGGCCAACAACCTCCATCAGCTGGGCAGGTATTATCACGAGGACCATTACCTCAAACTGGCGCAGCAATTACTGGGGCTGATGCGCACATTGTTACTTTCGGATCCGGCATTCCTTAGCCAATGGGCAAATCTCTATCTATCGGAATTTCTGGGCACCCCGGAAGTAGCCATCGTAGGTCGGGGTGCCAAGTCCCTCGCATTGGAAATACAACAAGCTACTCCTGCCCTAAAAGTAATCGCTGTATCAGAAACCAAAACAAAAGACGTACCCCTTTTAGCGGATAAAGTAGCAGATCAAAATGGAAATGCGTTAATTTACGTTTGTTTTGACAAAACCTGCCTTCGCCCTGTTGCGACGGTAGCAGAAGCAATTGACCAATTCCCAAAACTCAACTGA
- a CDS encoding GSCFA domain-containing protein yields MQLQTNFDIPFHPCPIDHSSSVMTIGSCFSTVIGQKLKERKFKVLDNPFGTLFNPLSLLQLIDIALGEPNFPEALFLEHDARHLHYSCHSSISGNTKDELKSFLEAQCRVTKEMLSTASLLVITFGTANVYEHRSSGMIVSNCHKQPAKEFKKKTLSVDEIKKAFSRTHHRLKEMNPDLNIVLTVSPVRHTKDGIPENQLSKSILRVACDELVNVHENLCYFPSYEIMMDELRDYRFYKDDLIHPSTQAEVYIWEKFSHSYLSPAARKQAENIMDIKKALAHRPFNPSSAAHQKFLQNLLRKMEQMPAEFDFTKEIKQVNDQLLSF; encoded by the coding sequence ATGCAGTTACAAACCAATTTTGACATTCCATTTCATCCCTGCCCGATAGATCATTCATCTTCGGTGATGACTATTGGGTCATGCTTTTCCACAGTCATTGGACAAAAACTAAAGGAGCGGAAATTCAAGGTACTGGACAATCCTTTTGGCACACTATTTAATCCCTTGTCACTACTCCAGCTCATCGATATCGCTCTGGGAGAACCAAACTTTCCTGAGGCACTTTTTTTGGAACATGACGCCAGACACTTGCATTATTCTTGTCATTCATCCATCTCTGGAAACACTAAAGACGAACTAAAAAGCTTCTTGGAAGCACAATGTCGCGTTACGAAAGAAATGTTATCCACCGCATCTTTGCTCGTCATTACTTTTGGCACCGCTAATGTCTATGAGCACCGGTCGTCTGGCATGATCGTATCCAACTGTCATAAGCAGCCAGCTAAGGAATTCAAAAAAAAGACACTTAGCGTGGATGAAATAAAAAAGGCCTTTTCCAGAACTCACCATAGGTTAAAAGAAATGAACCCTGATCTAAACATTGTATTGACCGTCAGTCCGGTGCGGCATACCAAGGATGGCATTCCCGAAAATCAACTCAGCAAATCCATCTTAAGGGTAGCCTGTGACGAACTGGTCAATGTGCATGAAAACCTTTGTTATTTTCCCAGCTATGAAATCATGATGGACGAACTCAGGGATTATCGTTTTTATAAAGACGACCTCATCCATCCATCCACACAAGCGGAGGTATATATCTGGGAGAAATTCTCCCATAGCTACCTTTCCCCCGCAGCCCGGAAACAAGCCGAAAACATCATGGACATCAAAAAGGCCTTGGCACACAGGCCATTTAACCCATCCAGTGCAGCGCACCAAAAATTCCTTCAAAATCTTCTAAGAAAAATGGAACAAATGCCCGCTGAATTTGATTTCACCAAAGAGATCAAGCAGGTAAATGACCAGCTTTTATCTTTTTAA
- the rplI gene encoding 50S ribosomal protein L9, translating into MDVILKTDIKGLGYKNDLVTVKPGYGRNYLIPQGFAVLATVSNKRILEENIKQAAHKAEKIKTAAEELAAKIEGIKLEIKAKIGDSGKIFGKVTTLQISDSLAEKGVEVDRKKIAISTPVTGAGEYVAEVDLHREVKTEVKFEVVAE; encoded by the coding sequence ATGGACGTTATCTTAAAAACAGACATAAAAGGACTTGGCTATAAGAATGATCTAGTTACTGTAAAACCAGGATACGGAAGAAATTACCTTATCCCTCAAGGTTTTGCGGTATTGGCCACAGTTTCTAACAAGAGAATCCTTGAAGAAAACATCAAGCAGGCAGCTCACAAAGCAGAAAAAATCAAAACTGCAGCTGAAGAGCTAGCGGCCAAGATCGAAGGTATCAAACTGGAAATCAAAGCCAAAATCGGCGACTCAGGAAAAATCTTCGGTAAAGTAACTACCCTTCAAATCTCCGATTCCCTTGCAGAAAAAGGGGTGGAAGTAGATAGAAAGAAAATCGCTATCAGCACGCCTGTAACCGGTGCCGGTGAATATGTAGCTGAAGTAGATCTTCACAGAGAAGTAAAAACTGAGGTTAAATTCGAAGTAGTAGCTGAATAA
- the rpsR gene encoding 30S ribosomal protein S18, which yields MTLKNEPINREQNKKKYCRFKKMGIKYIDYKDPNFLLKFVNEQGKILPRRLTGNSAKYQRKVANAIKKARHLALLPYVTDGLK from the coding sequence ATGACACTTAAGAACGAACCAATCAACAGAGAACAAAATAAGAAGAAGTACTGCCGATTCAAGAAAATGGGCATCAAGTACATTGATTACAAAGACCCTAACTTCTTATTGAAGTTTGTAAATGAGCAAGGTAAAATCCTTCCTAGAAGACTTACAGGAAACTCTGCGAAATACCAGAGAAAAGTGGCCAACGCCATTAAAAAAGCCAGACATTTGGCCTTGTTACCTTATGTAACTGACGGATTGAAATAA
- the rpsF gene encoding 30S ribosomal protein S6 yields MFQRNYETVFILTPVLSDVQMKDTVDKFVNLLKEEGAEIINVENWGLKKMAYPIEKKSTGFYVMVEFKSLPTLIKKFEIEIRRDEKVMRFLTTVLDKHAIAYAERRRKGEFNKKTETKEEAAK; encoded by the coding sequence ATGTTCCAAAGAAATTACGAAACGGTATTCATTTTAACTCCCGTTTTGTCTGATGTTCAGATGAAGGATACCGTTGACAAGTTCGTGAACTTGTTAAAAGAAGAGGGAGCAGAAATTATTAATGTTGAAAATTGGGGTCTTAAGAAGATGGCCTATCCAATCGAGAAGAAAAGCACTGGTTTCTACGTAATGGTAGAATTCAAAAGCTTGCCTACTTTGATCAAGAAGTTTGAAATCGAGATCAGAAGGGACGAAAAAGTAATGCGTTTCTTGACTACTGTATTGGATAAGCATGCTATTGCCTATGCCGAGAGAAGAAGAAAAGGTGAATTCAACAAAAAAACTGAAACTAAAGAGGAGGCTGCAAAATGA
- a CDS encoding coiled-coil domain-containing protein, with translation MSTNIPEEKSSRNGKGKNILIIVLLLLVIFSGIKLYFDSVDKSQKTEEILILSEENNDLNLRIDSMAYQLDLRINEIKKLGGNVDSLVVLKEQLLAERNTDRNRSAAEINELNKKIDGFSGVLVEKDTEIEKLKQVNQQLFTENQDLKTSKAEIEDSIVQLNLKQDKLEEKVNIAQKLHAENISVAAVNSRGKEREGSFRNRHLEKLKISFDLTENNVAEPGSRDIFVQVVAPNNQVIFDIAKGSGTFSIDGREEFYTAKQAILYDNSKKSLIYLYQKETDYPEGIYEVKIYSEGFNIGNESFEIK, from the coding sequence ATGAGCACTAATATACCTGAAGAAAAATCATCAAGAAATGGAAAGGGGAAAAACATCCTGATCATTGTTTTACTTCTCTTGGTTATTTTCAGTGGCATAAAACTGTACTTTGACAGTGTAGATAAATCACAAAAGACGGAAGAAATCCTCATTTTATCGGAAGAAAATAATGATCTCAACCTCCGTATTGACAGCATGGCCTATCAATTGGACCTGCGAATCAACGAAATCAAAAAGCTGGGCGGCAATGTAGACTCACTAGTCGTGCTTAAGGAGCAATTACTAGCTGAGCGAAATACTGATCGCAACAGAAGTGCTGCTGAAATCAATGAACTGAACAAAAAAATAGATGGTTTTTCTGGCGTGCTTGTGGAAAAGGACACCGAAATCGAAAAACTAAAACAGGTAAACCAACAGCTTTTTACAGAAAACCAAGATCTAAAAACCTCAAAGGCTGAAATTGAAGATTCCATCGTACAGCTAAACCTAAAACAGGACAAGTTGGAAGAAAAGGTAAATATTGCCCAGAAGCTTCATGCGGAGAACATTTCGGTAGCAGCAGTCAATTCAAGAGGCAAAGAGCGAGAAGGTTCTTTTCGTAATCGGCATTTAGAAAAGCTAAAAATATCATTCGATTTGACCGAAAACAATGTCGCGGAGCCAGGATCCAGGGATATTTTCGTACAAGTCGTCGCCCCAAACAACCAAGTGATTTTCGACATTGCTAAAGGCTCTGGCACATTCAGCATTGATGGCCGTGAGGAATTCTACACGGCAAAGCAGGCCATCTTATATGACAATTCGAAAAAGAGCCTCATCTACCTTTATCAAAAAGAAACAGACTATCCAGAAGGAATCTACGAAGTAAAAATATACAGTGAAGGTTTCAATATTGGCAACGAGTCCTTTGAAATAAAATAA
- a CDS encoding methyltransferase produces MYPSLDENYWLSRYQQNQIGWDAGEVTIPLKQYLDQFHDYGVEILIPGAGNAHEAAYAFQKGFQHVHVLDIADEPLNRFQHRYPQFPTAHLHHENFFDHRGQYDLILEQTFFCALCPNLRNDYVKKMAQLLKPDGMLVGLLFDVQFGRNEPPFGGTKEEYVNVFSNALEILKLEPCYNSIGPRRGKELFLMAKRPSGHQ; encoded by the coding sequence ATGTATCCTTCACTTGACGAAAACTATTGGCTTAGCAGGTACCAGCAAAATCAAATTGGCTGGGATGCCGGTGAAGTAACCATTCCCCTAAAGCAATATTTAGACCAATTTCACGATTATGGAGTAGAGATTTTGATTCCGGGTGCAGGAAATGCGCATGAAGCAGCGTATGCTTTCCAAAAAGGCTTTCAGCATGTCCATGTCTTGGATATCGCCGACGAACCGCTCAATAGATTCCAACATCGATATCCGCAGTTTCCAACGGCCCATTTGCACCATGAAAACTTTTTTGATCACCGGGGTCAATATGACCTTATTTTGGAGCAAACGTTCTTTTGTGCTTTATGTCCAAATCTACGAAATGATTACGTCAAAAAAATGGCGCAGCTCTTAAAGCCTGATGGAATGCTGGTAGGGCTACTTTTTGATGTGCAGTTTGGACGGAATGAGCCTCCTTTTGGAGGTACCAAAGAAGAATATGTTAATGTGTTTTCGAATGCACTTGAAATTCTGAAATTGGAGCCATGCTACAATTCCATTGGTCCACGAAGAGGTAAGGAGCTTTTTTTGATGGCCAAAAGACCGTCAGGTCATCAGTAG
- a CDS encoding O-methyltransferase, with the protein MFDQIYPFFAYIRYFLSKVDRHSLQAPFAYQVYEGLKEFAKTQRSPTLESKRKKLLSTLTKITIQDHGTGSLYIKNPVRKISSITRHSSSKPKFSLLYQYFCSLTQARVVVELGTCVGLTTSYLAQSTKGEVNTFEGAEELAQVAKTTFSGYTNIHLIAGRIQETLPVFLQGISSVDFVLIDAHHNYPATIQFWETLLPFLKKDSIVAVGDIHRSKEMEKAWKELKTHSAVTMSMDFYECGILFFTPGIIKQHHILHY; encoded by the coding sequence GTGTTTGATCAAATCTATCCTTTTTTTGCTTACATCCGCTATTTTCTATCGAAAGTAGACCGCCACTCGCTGCAAGCGCCTTTTGCCTATCAAGTTTACGAAGGACTCAAGGAATTTGCTAAAACCCAAAGATCACCCACACTGGAATCCAAGCGAAAAAAACTTCTCTCCACTCTTACCAAAATAACCATTCAGGACCATGGTACTGGATCGCTGTATATAAAAAATCCCGTCAGAAAAATTTCGTCCATCACCAGACACAGCTCCAGCAAGCCAAAATTCTCATTGCTTTATCAGTACTTTTGTTCACTTACTCAAGCTCGGGTGGTGGTAGAATTAGGCACATGCGTGGGCCTTACCACATCTTACCTAGCTCAATCCACCAAAGGAGAGGTCAATACCTTTGAAGGTGCTGAGGAATTGGCGCAAGTCGCCAAGACCACTTTTTCAGGATACACCAACATCCACTTGATAGCAGGCAGGATACAGGAAACCTTGCCTGTCTTTCTCCAAGGAATCTCCTCAGTGGATTTTGTATTGATCGATGCCCATCATAATTACCCGGCGACCATACAATTCTGGGAAACATTACTTCCTTTTCTGAAAAAAGACAGCATCGTGGCTGTGGGTGACATTCATCGCTCCAAGGAAATGGAAAAAGCCTGGAAGGAGCTCAAAACACACTCGGCCGTTACCATGAGCATGGACTTCTATGAATGTGGCATTCTGTTTTTTACTCCCGGAATAATAAAACAACACCACATCTTGCACTACTGA
- the apaG gene encoding Co2+/Mg2+ efflux protein ApaG, which translates to MVTAITEGIKVSVEATYQSEYSSPHQHHYVFTYKVTIENNSPSTIQLLRRRWEVSDAGQKSRIIEGDGVVGQQPILEPGYAHQYVSGCNLNSGKGKMKGNYYMERIQDGKTIIVTIPEFQLIADIFHN; encoded by the coding sequence ATGGTAACTGCTATTACAGAAGGCATCAAAGTAAGTGTAGAGGCGACTTACCAATCGGAGTACTCCAGTCCGCATCAGCATCACTATGTCTTCACTTATAAAGTCACCATCGAAAATAATAGCCCCAGCACCATTCAGCTCTTGCGAAGACGGTGGGAGGTTTCTGATGCAGGCCAAAAGTCACGGATCATCGAAGGGGACGGCGTCGTGGGCCAACAACCCATCTTAGAACCAGGCTATGCCCACCAGTATGTTTCGGGATGTAACCTAAACTCTGGCAAAGGCAAAATGAAAGGCAATTATTATATGGAGCGTATCCAAGATGGTAAAACCATCATCGTAACCATCCCTGAATTTCAACTCATCGCAGACATCTTCCACAACTAG
- the ung gene encoding uracil-DNA glycosylase, whose protein sequence is MNVKIASSWKEKLSEELEKPYFESLAAFVKNEYRQKQVYPGGGEIFNAFDKCPFDKVKVVILGQDPYHGPGQAHGLSFSVREGVPFPPSLLNIFKELKQDLNIDIPSHGNLERWAAQGVLLLNATLTVEAHKAGSHQKKGWEEFTDAVIQKLDEEREGLVFLLWGAYARKKAAFISDENHLKLHAPHPSPLSAHRGFLGCGHFSKANDYLRQRGQEEIKW, encoded by the coding sequence ATGAACGTTAAAATAGCTTCTTCCTGGAAAGAGAAATTATCTGAAGAGCTTGAAAAGCCCTATTTTGAATCTTTGGCGGCATTTGTGAAAAATGAATACCGGCAAAAACAGGTGTATCCTGGAGGGGGTGAAATCTTCAATGCATTTGACAAATGCCCTTTTGACAAAGTGAAGGTGGTCATACTGGGGCAAGATCCTTATCACGGCCCTGGACAGGCCCATGGCCTTTCCTTTTCTGTCCGCGAAGGGGTGCCGTTTCCACCTTCTTTGCTGAATATTTTCAAGGAATTAAAGCAGGACCTGAATATCGATATTCCTTCCCATGGGAATTTGGAGCGGTGGGCAGCGCAAGGAGTGCTGTTGCTCAATGCCACCCTTACCGTGGAAGCCCATAAGGCAGGATCACATCAAAAGAAAGGATGGGAGGAATTTACCGATGCGGTGATCCAAAAGCTGGATGAAGAAAGGGAAGGATTGGTGTTTTTGCTTTGGGGTGCGTATGCACGTAAAAAGGCCGCTTTTATTTCTGACGAAAATCATCTCAAGCTACACGCTCCCCATCCAAGCCCCCTTTCTGCACATAGAGGGTTTCTAGGTTGCGGGCATTTTAGCAAAGCCAATGATTACTTGAGGCAGAGAGGGCAGGAGGAGATCAAGTGGTGA
- the lepB gene encoding signal peptidase I, whose translation MSSEKKKKGPVREWLDALVFAVIAASLIRWLFLEPFTIPTASMEKSLLVGDFLFVSKMHYGTRTPQTLLQVPLTHQKIWGTDIPSYSDAVQLPYYRLPGFSSVERNDVVVFNYPDEFEYPVDLKTNYIKRSVGTPGDVIEIQDAQLIVNGSPAENPEEMQFSYDVVPNRMLNAEFFEKFDINQDSFHPYNGLYVVFTTPAIAKKLAESPVIKEIKIRVYEEGNGDPEIHPDGAYYGWNRDNFGPLTVPAEGWTIDLTEDNVRRYAFTIRHYEGIENLQIEANQLFIDGKKQDTYTFKQNYYFMMGDNRHDSLDSRFWGFVPEDHIVGKAWFLWLSLDKHKSMFSKIRWDRFFKGIH comes from the coding sequence ATGAGTTCAGAAAAAAAGAAAAAAGGACCAGTCCGGGAGTGGCTGGACGCGTTGGTTTTCGCAGTCATTGCTGCCAGCTTGATTCGATGGTTATTTTTAGAACCGTTTACCATCCCTACTGCTTCCATGGAAAAGTCCCTGCTTGTAGGTGACTTTCTCTTCGTGAGCAAAATGCATTACGGCACCAGAACACCGCAAACACTGCTACAGGTACCACTTACCCATCAAAAGATTTGGGGAACTGATATTCCTTCTTACTCTGATGCGGTCCAGCTGCCTTATTACAGGCTACCTGGTTTTAGCAGTGTGGAAAGAAACGACGTAGTGGTTTTTAACTACCCGGATGAATTCGAATATCCCGTGGATCTAAAAACCAACTATATCAAACGGTCAGTAGGCACCCCTGGTGATGTCATCGAAATCCAGGACGCGCAGCTCATCGTTAATGGTTCTCCTGCAGAAAACCCTGAAGAAATGCAGTTCTCCTATGATGTGGTCCCTAACAGGATGCTGAACGCTGAGTTTTTTGAAAAATTTGACATCAATCAGGACTCATTCCACCCCTATAACGGCTTATATGTGGTATTTACCACACCTGCCATCGCCAAAAAACTGGCAGAATCACCAGTCATCAAGGAAATAAAAATCAGGGTTTATGAAGAAGGAAACGGTGATCCTGAAATCCACCCTGATGGCGCTTATTACGGCTGGAACAGGGATAACTTTGGACCACTTACCGTTCCCGCAGAAGGTTGGACGATCGACTTGACTGAAGACAATGTTCGTCGATATGCCTTTACCATCCGCCACTATGAAGGTATCGAAAATCTTCAAATAGAAGCTAACCAGCTCTTCATTGACGGTAAAAAGCAAGACACTTACACCTTCAAACAAAACTACTATTTTATGATGGGTGATAACAGGCACGACTCCCTTGACTCCAGGTTTTGGGGATTTGTCCCTGAAGACCATATCGTGGGCAAGGCCTGGTTCCTATGGCTGTCCCTCGATAAACACAAAAGCATGTTCAGTAAGATCCGCTGGGATAGGTTCTTTAAGGGCATTCATTAG